In a single window of the Nocardioides sp. L-11A genome:
- a CDS encoding thiamine pyrophosphate-dependent enzyme: MTDEHATDQPWSVLSSSGVLRASERVPGGADALDLRAAYRDMVLARRIDTEAIALQRQGELGLWPSMRGQEGAQVGAGSALRPRDVVFPTYREHAVAWCFGVDPVQLLGLFRGTTMGGWDPRERNFNLYTLVIGAQTLHAVGYAMGIVRDGDVATGDPERDRAVLVFLGDGALSEGETNEAFVWAAAQNLPVVFFCQNNQWAISAPFSVQSRVPAAERARGFGFPGVRVDGNDVVACHAATHEALAQARAGNGPTLIEAVTYRSNPHTTSDDDLRYRSAAENDAWAARDPLERLHVLLSGPGAAYPMDDAFLADLAAEEERLAERLRTGCRALPVPAPSDPFLHTLSTLPPDLARQRDEHLAFLAAEEVSA; encoded by the coding sequence GTGACGGACGAGCACGCCACCGACCAGCCGTGGTCGGTCCTCAGCAGCAGCGGCGTCCTGCGCGCCAGCGAGCGGGTGCCCGGCGGCGCGGATGCCCTGGACCTGCGCGCCGCCTACCGCGACATGGTGCTGGCCCGCCGCATCGACACCGAGGCGATCGCGCTGCAGCGCCAGGGCGAGCTCGGTCTCTGGCCGTCGATGCGCGGCCAGGAGGGCGCCCAGGTCGGTGCCGGCTCCGCCCTGCGGCCCCGTGACGTCGTCTTCCCGACCTACCGCGAGCACGCGGTGGCCTGGTGCTTCGGCGTCGACCCGGTCCAGCTGCTCGGCCTGTTCCGCGGTACGACGATGGGCGGCTGGGACCCGCGCGAGCGCAACTTCAACCTCTACACGCTGGTCATCGGCGCCCAGACCCTGCACGCCGTCGGGTACGCGATGGGGATCGTCCGCGACGGCGACGTCGCCACCGGCGACCCGGAGCGCGACCGCGCCGTCCTGGTCTTCCTCGGCGACGGCGCCCTCAGCGAGGGCGAGACCAACGAGGCCTTCGTCTGGGCCGCGGCCCAGAACCTGCCCGTGGTCTTCTTCTGCCAGAACAACCAGTGGGCGATCTCGGCGCCGTTCTCCGTCCAGAGCCGGGTGCCGGCCGCCGAGCGGGCCCGCGGCTTCGGCTTCCCCGGCGTGCGGGTCGACGGCAACGACGTCGTCGCCTGCCACGCCGCCACCCACGAGGCGCTGGCCCAGGCACGCGCCGGCAACGGCCCCACCCTGATCGAGGCGGTCACCTACCGCAGCAACCCGCACACGACCTCGGACGACGACCTGCGCTACCGCAGCGCCGCCGAGAACGACGCCTGGGCCGCGCGCGACCCCCTCGAGCGACTCCACGTGCTGCTCAGCGGCCCCGGCGCGGCGTACCCGATGGACGATGCCTTCCTCGCCGACCTCGCCGCCGAGGAGGAGCGGCTCGCCGAGCGGCTGCGGACCGGCTGCCGGGCGCTGCCGGTGCCCGCGCCGAGCGACCCCTTCCTGCACACCCTGAGCACCCTGCCCCCCGACCTCGCCCGGCAGCGGGACGAGCATCTGGCCTTCCTGGCCGCCGAGGAGGTGTCCGCATGA
- a CDS encoding alpha-ketoacid dehydrogenase subunit beta produces the protein MSTAMAHALNAGLRDAMEADEKVLLIGEDIGALGGVFRITDGLLKDFGEDRVVTSPLGEAGIVGSAIGLAMAGYRPVCEIQFDGFVFPAMNQIITQLAKYRHRSEGRISLPVVIRIPVGGGIGAIEHHSESPEAYFAHTPGLRVLCPSTSQDAYDLLGQAIRSDDPVVFLEPKRSYWSKAELDRSAPAVDLERARVVRPGTELTLVTYGALVPIALKAAATLAEEGRDVEVIDLRSLSPLDDATVVESVRRTGRLVIAHEASQSGGIGGELATRVQAQAFYELEAPILRVTGYDTPYPASRLEEDWLPNLDRILDACDRSFTY, from the coding sequence ATGAGCACCGCGATGGCGCACGCGCTCAACGCCGGCCTGCGCGACGCGATGGAGGCCGACGAGAAGGTGCTGCTGATCGGCGAGGACATCGGCGCCCTCGGCGGCGTGTTCCGGATCACCGACGGCCTGCTCAAGGACTTCGGCGAGGACCGGGTCGTCACCTCGCCTCTCGGCGAGGCCGGCATCGTCGGCAGCGCGATCGGGCTGGCGATGGCGGGCTACCGCCCGGTGTGCGAGATCCAGTTCGACGGCTTCGTCTTCCCCGCCATGAACCAGATCATCACCCAGCTGGCCAAGTACCGGCACCGCTCCGAGGGACGGATCTCGCTGCCGGTCGTCATCCGGATCCCCGTCGGCGGCGGCATCGGCGCCATCGAGCACCACAGCGAGTCGCCCGAGGCGTACTTCGCCCACACCCCGGGCCTGCGGGTGCTGTGCCCGTCGACCTCGCAGGACGCCTACGACCTGCTCGGGCAGGCGATCCGGTCCGACGACCCGGTCGTCTTCCTGGAGCCGAAGCGCTCGTACTGGTCCAAGGCCGAGCTCGACCGGTCCGCCCCGGCCGTCGACCTGGAACGGGCCCGGGTCGTGCGCCCCGGAACGGAGCTGACCCTGGTGACCTACGGCGCCCTGGTGCCGATCGCGCTCAAGGCCGCCGCGACGCTGGCCGAGGAGGGCCGCGACGTCGAGGTCATCGACCTCCGCTCCCTCTCGCCCCTCGACGACGCCACCGTCGTGGAGTCGGTACGCCGGACCGGCCGGCTGGTCATCGCCCACGAGGCCTCCCAGAGCGGCGGCATCGGCGGCGAGCTCGCCACCCGGGTGCAGGCCCAGGCGTTCTACGAGCTCGAGGCGCCGATCCTGCGGGTCACCGGCTACGACACGCCCTACCCGGCGAGCCGGCTGGAGGAGGACTGGCTGCCCAACCTCGACCGGATCCTCGACGCCTGCGACCGCAGCTTCACGTACTGA
- a CDS encoding dihydrolipoamide acetyltransferase family protein: MTTTPTAADLRTFLLPDVGEGLTEADIVVWHVAVGDTVTVNQVIVDIETAKSVVELPSPYAGEVVELMAAVGETVPVGAPIIAIRAEGAASAAEPAPAVAPPTEEEPRLLVGYGAREPGAGRRRRGTPAAAPTAPTAPMPAAAVPARERPRAKPPVRKLAKVLDVDLATVVPTGPDGTIVRADVMAAAQQPTAHPDPASAGGDARTAASARETRIPIKGVRKHTAAAMVASAFTAPHVTEFVTLDVTRTLELRESIQRRREFRDVKLTPLAFVARAYLRALAAVPTSCARWDEQAQEIVVPDGINLGVAAATPRGLMVPNIPGAHRLGLLELATSINDLAATARAGKTPPEAMTGGNTTITNVGVFGVDTGTPILNPGETTILAVGAIRRQPWVVDDGSGERIEPRSILQLALSFDHRVLDGAEGSQVLADTAALLAEPGLAVL; this comes from the coding sequence GTGACCACCACCCCCACCGCCGCCGACCTGCGGACCTTCCTGCTGCCCGACGTCGGCGAGGGCCTGACCGAGGCCGACATCGTCGTCTGGCACGTGGCCGTCGGCGACACCGTCACCGTCAACCAGGTCATCGTCGACATCGAGACCGCCAAGTCGGTCGTCGAGCTCCCCTCGCCGTACGCCGGGGAGGTGGTCGAGCTGATGGCGGCCGTCGGGGAGACGGTGCCGGTGGGCGCACCCATCATCGCGATCCGCGCCGAGGGCGCCGCGTCGGCTGCCGAGCCCGCCCCCGCGGTCGCGCCGCCCACCGAGGAGGAGCCGCGCCTCCTCGTGGGCTACGGCGCCCGGGAGCCGGGCGCCGGCCGGCGCCGCCGCGGCACGCCCGCCGCAGCCCCGACCGCCCCCACCGCGCCCATGCCCGCCGCCGCCGTCCCCGCGCGGGAGCGGCCCCGGGCCAAGCCACCGGTCCGCAAGCTCGCGAAGGTCCTCGACGTCGACCTCGCCACCGTCGTACCCACCGGCCCGGACGGCACCATCGTCCGGGCGGACGTCATGGCCGCCGCGCAGCAGCCCACGGCCCACCCGGACCCGGCATCCGCAGGAGGCGACGCCCGGACCGCCGCGTCCGCCAGGGAGACCCGCATCCCCATCAAGGGCGTGCGCAAGCACACCGCCGCCGCGATGGTGGCCTCCGCGTTCACCGCACCCCACGTCACCGAGTTCGTCACCCTCGACGTGACCAGGACACTCGAGCTGCGCGAGAGCATCCAGCGCCGCCGCGAGTTCCGCGACGTGAAGCTGACCCCGCTCGCCTTCGTGGCGCGGGCCTACCTCCGCGCGCTGGCGGCGGTGCCGACGTCCTGCGCCCGCTGGGACGAGCAGGCCCAGGAGATCGTCGTCCCCGATGGCATCAACCTCGGCGTCGCCGCCGCCACCCCGCGCGGCCTGATGGTGCCGAACATCCCGGGCGCCCACCGGCTCGGCCTGCTCGAGCTGGCCACGTCGATCAACGACCTCGCCGCCACCGCGCGGGCAGGCAAGACGCCGCCGGAGGCGATGACCGGAGGGAACACCACGATCACCAACGTCGGGGTGTTCGGCGTCGACACCGGCACCCCCATCCTCAACCCGGGCGAGACCACGATCCTGGCCGTCGGCGCGATCCGCCGGCAGCCCTGGGTCGTCGACGACGGATCAGGGGAGCGGATCGAGCCCCGCTCGATCCTCCAGCTCGCCCTGTCCTTCGACCACCGCGTCCTCGACGGCGCGGAGGGCTCCCAGGTGCTCGCCGACACGGCCGCCCTCCTGGCCGAGCCCGGACTGGCGGTGCTGTGA
- the lpdA gene encoding dihydrolipoyl dehydrogenase: MTARTFDVVVIGAGPGGYVAAIRAAQLGRSVAVIEEKYWGGVCLNVGCIPSKALLRNAELAHTFRHHAATFGIGGEATFDYDVAHRRSRDVAEGRAKGVHFLMRKNGITEVGGRATFTGPHELEVATADGTVPISFGHAVIATGARPAVPPGIELSANVVTYEHLLLEPRLPRTIAVVGAGAIGMELGYVLAGYGVDVTIVEYADRPLPAEDADVSKEMLRAYRKLGVEILTSARVAAATDHGDEVTVALENAEGRTERTVDLVLVATGFRPNSSDLGLTAAGVDVDDRGAITIDDRMRTSQSHIHAIGDVTMRLQLAHVAEAMGVVAAETIAGAVTMELGDYRMMPRAVFCQPQVASFGLTEEQARAEHGEVKVAKFPFSANGKAHGLGDPTGFVKLIADADGLLLGGHLVGPDASELLPELTLAQRWDLGSFELARNVHVHPTLGEALQEAFHGLEGHMINL; this comes from the coding sequence ATGACGGCCCGGACCTTCGACGTCGTCGTCATCGGCGCCGGTCCCGGTGGCTACGTCGCCGCGATCCGCGCCGCCCAGCTCGGCAGGTCCGTCGCCGTGATCGAGGAGAAGTACTGGGGCGGCGTGTGTCTCAACGTCGGCTGCATCCCCTCCAAGGCCCTGCTGCGCAACGCCGAGCTGGCCCACACCTTCCGCCACCACGCCGCGACCTTCGGGATCGGCGGCGAGGCCACCTTCGACTACGACGTCGCCCACCGCCGCAGCCGCGACGTCGCCGAGGGCCGCGCCAAGGGCGTGCACTTCCTGATGCGCAAGAACGGCATCACCGAGGTCGGCGGTCGTGCGACGTTCACCGGCCCCCACGAGCTCGAGGTCGCCACCGCCGACGGCACCGTGCCGATCTCCTTCGGCCACGCCGTCATCGCGACGGGAGCGCGCCCCGCCGTACCTCCGGGCATCGAGCTCTCCGCGAATGTCGTCACCTACGAGCACCTGCTCCTCGAGCCCCGCCTGCCCCGCACCATCGCCGTCGTCGGCGCGGGCGCGATCGGCATGGAGCTCGGCTACGTCCTCGCGGGCTACGGCGTCGACGTCACCATCGTCGAGTACGCCGACCGGCCGCTGCCGGCCGAGGACGCCGATGTCTCGAAGGAGATGCTGCGGGCCTATCGCAAGCTCGGCGTGGAGATCCTCACCTCCGCCCGCGTGGCCGCGGCGACCGACCACGGGGACGAGGTCACCGTGGCCCTGGAGAACGCGGAGGGTCGTACCGAGCGCACCGTCGACCTCGTCCTCGTCGCGACCGGCTTCCGCCCGAACAGCTCCGACCTCGGCCTGACCGCCGCCGGCGTGGACGTCGACGACCGCGGCGCCATCACCATCGATGACCGGATGCGGACCAGTCAGTCGCACATCCACGCCATCGGGGACGTGACGATGCGCCTGCAGCTGGCCCACGTCGCCGAGGCGATGGGCGTCGTCGCGGCCGAGACCATCGCCGGCGCCGTGACGATGGAGCTCGGCGACTACCGGATGATGCCCCGCGCCGTCTTCTGTCAGCCGCAGGTGGCCAGCTTCGGCCTCACCGAGGAGCAGGCGCGCGCCGAGCACGGCGAGGTGAAGGTCGCGAAGTTCCCGTTCTCCGCCAACGGCAAGGCCCACGGCCTCGGTGACCCGACCGGCTTCGTCAAGCTGATCGCGGACGCCGACGGGCTGCTGCTCGGCGGCCACCTGGTCGGCCCGGACGCGTCCGAGCTGCTGCCCGAGCTCACCCTCGCGCAACGGTGGGATCTGGGCTCCTTCGAGCTGGCCCGCAACGTCCACGTCCACCCGACGCTGGGCGAGGCGCTGCAGGAGGCGTTCCACGGCCTCGAGGGCCACATGATCAACCTGTGA
- a CDS encoding TetR/AcrR family transcriptional regulator: MGRPPDPTRREEVLARAVAYLAEHGLSNLSLRKLAAAMGTSTNTISYQFGSKEELVEAALGRARATTLEVLQRIRTSEPKPTLSQSIERLWDWWMEDRRNLVSTRLSMEAMLASDREYPQERRPELLTFWIEYFADWVQGELGCSRDHAVAHSTLLMALLSGLVVDLQSTGQTARIKASLDLYLAAWARA, translated from the coding sequence ATGGGACGCCCACCCGACCCCACGCGGCGGGAGGAGGTGCTCGCCCGCGCGGTCGCCTATCTCGCCGAGCACGGGTTGTCCAACCTCTCGCTCCGCAAGCTCGCCGCGGCCATGGGCACCAGCACCAACACGATCTCCTACCAGTTCGGCTCGAAGGAGGAACTGGTGGAGGCGGCGCTGGGCCGGGCGCGCGCGACCACGCTGGAGGTGCTCCAGCGGATCCGGACCAGCGAGCCGAAGCCCACGCTGAGCCAGAGCATCGAACGGCTCTGGGACTGGTGGATGGAGGACCGCAGGAACCTGGTCTCCACGCGACTCAGCATGGAGGCGATGCTGGCCTCGGACCGCGAGTACCCGCAGGAGCGACGGCCCGAGCTGCTGACCTTCTGGATCGAGTACTTCGCCGACTGGGTGCAGGGCGAGCTCGGCTGCTCCCGCGATCACGCCGTGGCGCACTCCACGCTGCTGATGGCACTGCTGAGCGGTCTGGTGGTCGACCTGCAGAGCACCGGTCAGACCGCCCGGATCAAGGCGTCGCTCGACCTCTACCTGGCGGCCTGGGCGCGGGCCTGA
- a CDS encoding cytosine permease translates to MATTDSTPARSPIEQRSIDYIPARERHGRPWHCTTVWFMCTTNVTVLALGTVGPLLGLSLLWSVVAIVGGSLFGTIFAALHSSQGPEMGLPQMIQSRPQFGYKGAVLIYLIAVLAYIGTTVLAISLMGTALTSLVDISPELGMVLVTLLGIAVAVYGYDLIHRTSRYSSAFLLAAFLVLTVGALSRLGDGAALSDGAGWSTGAFMAQFIAMASGTLAWAPYVSDYTRYLPKEGGILRSFLATYLGMALSAIWMSALAAVIINQFPSTDIVDSFRRAADHMVSGFGTVIVLVSSSGTVIVVAMSLYGGALTLLSGVTSLVDLRATARLRIQATVLLGAICLPIAIAISNDFQDFLGFYFAALIYLLAPWTAINLVDFFFVRRGHYSITEIFNPKGIYGSWNWQGYSVYAITIAAMYPFMLTPYFSGPVGERLGYDLAPFIGVAVAGLAYLLMTRDLDLEAERRIIEAADADLESRTTQQPDDQMSR, encoded by the coding sequence ATGGCCACCACCGACAGCACGCCTGCGCGCTCCCCCATCGAACAGCGCTCCATCGACTACATCCCCGCCAGGGAGCGCCACGGACGACCGTGGCACTGCACCACCGTCTGGTTCATGTGCACCACCAATGTCACCGTCCTGGCCCTCGGCACCGTCGGGCCGCTGCTCGGCCTGAGCCTGCTGTGGAGCGTCGTCGCCATCGTCGGTGGATCCCTGTTCGGCACGATCTTCGCCGCCCTGCACTCCAGCCAGGGTCCTGAGATGGGCCTGCCGCAGATGATCCAGTCCCGCCCGCAGTTCGGCTACAAGGGCGCCGTGCTGATCTACCTGATCGCGGTGCTGGCCTATATCGGCACCACGGTGCTGGCGATCAGCCTGATGGGCACCGCCCTCACCTCGCTCGTCGACATCAGCCCCGAGCTGGGCATGGTGCTCGTGACGCTGCTCGGCATCGCCGTGGCGGTCTACGGCTACGACCTGATCCACCGCACCTCGCGCTACTCCTCGGCGTTCCTGCTCGCCGCCTTCCTGGTGCTCACCGTCGGCGCGCTCAGCCGACTCGGTGACGGCGCCGCCCTGAGCGACGGCGCCGGCTGGTCGACGGGCGCCTTCATGGCGCAGTTCATCGCCATGGCCAGCGGCACGCTCGCCTGGGCGCCGTACGTCTCCGACTACACGCGCTACCTGCCCAAGGAGGGCGGCATCCTGCGCTCCTTCCTCGCCACCTACCTCGGTATGGCGCTCTCCGCCATCTGGATGTCCGCGCTCGCCGCCGTGATCATCAACCAGTTCCCCTCGACCGACATCGTCGACAGCTTCCGCCGCGCGGCCGACCACATGGTCTCCGGCTTCGGCACCGTGATCGTCCTGGTGAGCTCCTCCGGCACCGTCATCGTGGTCGCGATGAGCCTGTACGGCGGCGCCCTCACCCTGCTCAGCGGCGTGACCTCACTCGTCGACCTGCGCGCGACCGCGCGGCTGCGGATCCAGGCGACCGTGCTCCTCGGCGCGATCTGCCTGCCCATCGCCATCGCGATCTCCAACGACTTCCAGGACTTCCTCGGCTTCTACTTCGCGGCGCTGATCTACCTGCTGGCGCCGTGGACCGCGATCAACCTGGTCGACTTCTTCTTCGTCCGGCGCGGCCACTACTCGATCACGGAGATCTTCAACCCGAAGGGGATCTACGGCTCGTGGAACTGGCAGGGCTACTCCGTCTACGCGATCACGATCGCCGCGATGTACCCCTTCATGCTCACGCCCTACTTCTCCGGGCCCGTGGGCGAGCGGCTGGGCTACGACCTGGCCCCCTTCATCGGCGTCGCGGTCGCCGGCCTCGCCTACCTCCTGATGACGCGCGACCTCGACCTCGAGGCCGAGCGCCGCATCATCGAGGCCGCCGACGCCGACCTCGAGTCCCGCACCACCCAGCAGCCCGACGACCAGATGAGCAGGTGA
- a CDS encoding alpha/beta hydrolase produces MPTIDLRGLAMSYEQTGSGPDIVWVSGGGSRGRDWHPYQVPWFADRFRNTTFDNRGIGGTRPLDADAPESWSIEDMADDLAELIERVCTPPVYCVGLSMGSLITQKLAIRRPELLRSAIVMGTLARAYDWPYDFMKAEIEWRRAGRSLSGMMGATHYAAFSYPASALGDPAVLANIYRYLDSEEWTEGNEESLVPQWEACNAYDVTAELPTCAARIDVIAFEQDVQTPPVFGREVARLAADSSFRMIPDSGHYSCWGHRHDEINQAIDDIIAADARGSA; encoded by the coding sequence ATGCCCACCATCGACCTCCGCGGCCTCGCGATGAGCTACGAGCAGACCGGCTCCGGCCCCGACATCGTCTGGGTGTCCGGCGGCGGCAGCCGCGGCCGGGACTGGCATCCCTACCAGGTGCCCTGGTTCGCGGATCGCTTCCGCAACACCACCTTCGACAACCGCGGCATCGGCGGCACCCGCCCGCTGGACGCCGACGCGCCGGAGTCGTGGTCCATCGAGGACATGGCCGACGACCTGGCCGAGCTCATCGAGCGGGTCTGCACACCCCCGGTCTACTGCGTCGGGCTCTCGATGGGCTCACTGATCACCCAGAAGCTCGCGATCCGGCGACCCGAGCTGCTTCGGTCGGCCATCGTGATGGGCACCCTGGCCCGCGCCTACGACTGGCCCTACGACTTCATGAAGGCCGAGATCGAGTGGCGGCGGGCCGGCCGGTCGCTGAGCGGCATGATGGGAGCCACCCACTACGCGGCGTTCTCCTACCCCGCCTCCGCGCTCGGCGACCCGGCGGTGCTGGCCAACATCTACCGGTACCTCGACTCCGAGGAGTGGACCGAGGGCAACGAGGAGTCGCTGGTCCCGCAGTGGGAGGCGTGCAACGCCTACGACGTGACCGCCGAGCTCCCGACCTGCGCGGCGCGCATCGACGTGATCGCCTTCGAGCAGGACGTGCAGACCCCGCCCGTCTTCGGCCGGGAGGTCGCCCGGCTCGCCGCGGACTCGTCCTTCCGGATGATCCCCGACAGCGGCCACTACTCGTGCTGGGGCCATCGGCACGATGAGATCAACCAGGCCATCGACGACATCATCGCCGCCGACGCGCGGGGCTCGGCATGA
- a CDS encoding NAD(P)H-dependent oxidoreductase → MRISVLVGNPRPRSGTWDAAHRIAAGLGGDPVHGWDLADLGPGLLDPADAATRTVEEDVCSADVLVVASPTYKATFTGLLKLFLDRLPTSTGLEGVVAVPLMRGGSPAHQLAGELHLKPVLVELGATVPAPALFVLDKPAPTDTTEHDWLARWQGVIERNVGPVGCGRPVSGR, encoded by the coding sequence ATGAGGATCTCGGTCCTCGTCGGCAACCCGAGGCCCCGGTCGGGCACCTGGGACGCCGCTCACCGGATCGCCGCCGGCCTCGGCGGCGATCCGGTGCACGGCTGGGACCTGGCCGATCTGGGGCCGGGCCTGCTGGACCCCGCCGACGCCGCGACCCGCACGGTCGAGGAGGACGTCTGCTCGGCGGACGTCCTGGTGGTGGCCTCGCCGACCTACAAGGCGACGTTCACCGGCCTGCTCAAGCTGTTCCTGGACCGACTGCCCACGAGCACCGGGCTCGAGGGCGTGGTCGCCGTCCCGCTGATGCGGGGCGGCAGCCCGGCCCATCAGCTCGCCGGCGAGCTGCACCTCAAGCCGGTGCTCGTGGAGCTCGGCGCGACCGTGCCGGCGCCGGCGCTCTTCGTGCTGGACAAGCCGGCGCCCACGGACACCACCGAGCACGACTGGCTCGCGCGGTGGCAGGGCGTGATCGAGCGGAATGTCGGGCCGGTCGGCTGCGGCAGGCCGGTCAGCGGAAGGTGA
- a CDS encoding glycine betaine ABC transporter substrate-binding protein, with product MKTIRWRAVAAATALASVLATTACSSGDDEDAAEKITIGTLAWDESLAVTAVWERLLESQGYEVEVKQLDPGPAYQALAAGQIDVFPEQWPNYFREYIDKYEKDLTTLGTWYDGTDLNLAVPEYVEGIDSIADLATRADDVSGRVIGIETGSELMKVLESDVVPGYGLDGLKVEASSTPAMLASLDAAIAKREPIVVTLWRPHWAFAKYPIKALEDPDGLFGGSGVIETVATKGFDESQAEAAAILSRFALTSDQLGQLELAIQEAGKGKADEGAKAWMSENQELVDSWLETSG from the coding sequence ATGAAGACCATCCGCTGGCGCGCCGTCGCCGCAGCGACCGCCCTGGCGAGCGTGCTCGCCACCACCGCCTGCTCGTCCGGAGACGACGAGGACGCGGCCGAGAAGATCACCATCGGCACCCTGGCCTGGGACGAGTCGCTCGCCGTGACCGCGGTCTGGGAGCGGCTGCTCGAGTCCCAGGGCTACGAGGTCGAGGTCAAGCAGCTCGACCCGGGCCCGGCGTACCAGGCGCTGGCCGCGGGGCAGATCGACGTCTTCCCCGAGCAGTGGCCCAACTACTTCCGTGAGTACATCGACAAGTACGAGAAGGACCTCACCACCCTCGGGACCTGGTACGACGGCACCGACCTGAACCTGGCCGTGCCCGAGTACGTCGAGGGCATCGACTCCATCGCGGACCTGGCCACCCGCGCGGACGACGTCAGCGGCCGGGTCATCGGCATCGAGACCGGCTCGGAGCTGATGAAGGTGCTGGAGTCGGACGTCGTCCCCGGCTACGGCCTGGACGGACTGAAGGTCGAGGCCAGCAGCACGCCCGCGATGCTGGCCTCCCTCGACGCCGCCATCGCCAAGCGCGAGCCGATCGTGGTCACCCTCTGGCGGCCGCACTGGGCGTTCGCGAAGTACCCGATCAAGGCGCTCGAGGACCCGGACGGCCTCTTCGGCGGGTCCGGCGTCATCGAGACCGTGGCGACCAAGGGCTTCGACGAGAGCCAGGCGGAGGCCGCGGCGATCCTGAGCCGGTTCGCGCTGACCAGCGACCAGCTCGGTCAGCTGGAGCTCGCCATCCAAGAGGCCGGCAAGGGCAAGGCCGACGAGGGCGCGAAGGCCTGGATGAGCGAGAACCAGGAGCTGGTGGACAGCTGGCTGGAGACGAGCGGATGA
- a CDS encoding ABC transporter permease subunit, with protein sequence MPEIDLGTPAEKAVAWMQTHLDFLFAPITDVITALAETMTSALTETPQAVLIGVFAALTLPTRRWGLTAYTLLTFLLIAGMGLWVDTMQTMALVLLATLIALVIGIPLGIAAAFSRSVSVTLRPVMDVMQTLPVFVYLIPAVFFFGIGPAPGIVATIVFALPPAVRLTELGIRGVDADTVEAAEAIGASPLQVLREVQLPLASGSIMAGVNQVIMLSLSMVVVAGLVGADGLGTLVVRAVSSLDVAGGIQSGLAVVVLAIYLDRLTQALSHGLRPGRARRRTPRAVPAAAVA encoded by the coding sequence ATGCCTGAGATCGACCTCGGCACCCCGGCCGAGAAGGCCGTGGCCTGGATGCAGACCCATCTCGACTTCCTCTTCGCGCCGATCACCGACGTGATCACCGCACTGGCCGAGACGATGACCTCGGCACTCACCGAGACGCCGCAGGCGGTGCTCATCGGCGTCTTCGCGGCGCTCACGCTCCCGACGCGCCGGTGGGGCCTGACGGCCTACACGCTGCTGACCTTCCTGCTGATCGCCGGCATGGGCCTGTGGGTCGACACGATGCAGACGATGGCGCTCGTCCTCCTCGCGACCCTCATCGCCCTGGTCATCGGGATCCCGCTCGGCATCGCGGCGGCCTTCAGCCGGTCGGTGAGTGTCACCCTGCGGCCGGTCATGGACGTCATGCAGACGCTGCCGGTCTTCGTCTACCTGATCCCGGCCGTCTTCTTCTTCGGCATCGGGCCGGCCCCCGGGATCGTGGCCACCATCGTCTTCGCGCTCCCCCCGGCCGTCCGGCTCACCGAGCTCGGCATCCGCGGCGTCGATGCGGACACCGTGGAGGCCGCGGAGGCGATCGGTGCGAGTCCGCTGCAGGTGCTGCGCGAGGTCCAGCTCCCGCTCGCGTCGGGCTCGATCATGGCCGGCGTCAACCAGGTGATCATGCTGTCGCTCTCGATGGTCGTCGTCGCCGGGCTCGTCGGCGCCGACGGGCTCGGCACCCTCGTGGTCCGTGCCGTGTCGAGCCTCGATGTGGCCGGCGGCATCCAGAGCGGACTCGCCGTCGTCGTGCTCGCGATCTACCTCGACCGGCTCACCCAGGCCCTCAGCCATGGCCTGCGTCCCGGACGCGCGCGCCGGCGTACTCCCCGCGCGGTGCCGGCGGCCGCCGTCGCCTGA